In Rothia mucilaginosa, one genomic interval encodes:
- the metE gene encoding 5-methyltetrahydropteroyltriglutamate--homocysteine S-methyltransferase, whose translation MSNTAFPAATIVGYPRVGRFRELKKAQEAFWKGKATLQELQDTAADVQRTYFERVTAAGLKADNYSIPATFSYYDQVLDVVRLFTLVPERLAEAKDARGLLDLPGYFALARGTETLPPLEMTKWFDTNYHYLVPEIGAGTEIKLNLEAIDEQLEVAKQAGVKVRPQIVGPLTLLLGAKAEQGSAEDFAPIDRLDEFVAAYTQVLEQLAERGVEWVQLDEPGLTVDRADNAKVAQLAERTYRALAAAEKRPQILVTSPYGSLRENLPALLGTGVEALHLDLVHGVYSKAELESVSAAGVHLVAGVVNGRNVWRADVRAALKTLEALPGASEGAVSVASSTSLQHVPHDLALEDPAEVPVDGLAFADQKVAEIALLARGLAEGEAAVEPELKAADEALARFAADPRKHNDEIRARAAAVTPEDFNRPTIDVRRAAQADLNLPKLPTTTIGSFPQTAEIRRRRAEARAGKISAEELNGFLRDEIASVIALQEELGLDVLVHGEAERNDMVQYFAENFDGFATTRHGWVQSYGSRCTRPSILFGDVKRHGEGLRGEAFTVPWSSHAQSLSDKPVKGMLTGPVTILAWSFVRDDQPRRETANQVALALADEIADLEQAGIRIIQVDEPALRELLPLRRDEQPQYLDWSVNSFRLATSAVKDSTQIHTHLCYSEFNEIIDSINALNADVTSIEAARSHMELLADIPESFVSGLGPGVWDIHSPRVPSQDEIESLLKAAIGYGTIADLWVNPDCGLKTRDYEETKQSLRHLVDATKAIRASL comes from the coding sequence ATGTCGAACACCGCATTCCCCGCCGCAACTATTGTTGGTTACCCCCGCGTGGGCCGCTTCCGTGAGCTGAAGAAGGCTCAGGAGGCTTTCTGGAAGGGCAAGGCCACCCTGCAGGAGCTGCAGGATACCGCCGCTGACGTGCAGCGCACCTACTTTGAGCGCGTGACCGCCGCGGGCCTGAAGGCTGATAACTACTCGATTCCGGCGACCTTCTCCTACTACGACCAGGTGCTCGACGTTGTTCGCCTGTTCACCCTGGTTCCCGAGCGTCTGGCTGAGGCTAAGGATGCACGCGGCCTGCTGGATCTGCCCGGCTACTTCGCCCTGGCGCGCGGTACCGAGACCCTGCCTCCGCTGGAGATGACTAAGTGGTTCGACACCAACTACCACTACCTGGTGCCTGAGATTGGTGCCGGTACCGAGATTAAGCTGAACCTTGAGGCTATTGACGAGCAGCTTGAGGTCGCAAAGCAGGCTGGTGTGAAGGTTCGTCCGCAGATTGTTGGCCCGCTGACCCTGCTGCTGGGCGCTAAGGCCGAGCAGGGTTCCGCCGAGGACTTCGCACCCATCGACCGTCTGGATGAGTTCGTTGCAGCGTACACTCAGGTGCTGGAGCAGCTGGCTGAGCGCGGTGTTGAGTGGGTTCAGCTGGATGAGCCGGGCCTGACCGTGGACCGTGCGGACAATGCGAAGGTTGCGCAGCTGGCTGAGCGCACCTACCGTGCCCTGGCCGCCGCCGAGAAGCGCCCGCAGATTCTGGTGACCAGCCCCTACGGTTCCCTGCGTGAGAACCTGCCGGCACTGCTGGGTACCGGTGTTGAGGCGCTGCATCTTGACCTGGTGCACGGCGTGTACTCGAAGGCTGAGCTTGAGTCCGTTTCTGCCGCCGGCGTGCACCTGGTTGCCGGTGTTGTGAACGGCCGCAACGTGTGGCGTGCCGACGTTCGCGCCGCCCTGAAGACCCTGGAGGCCCTGCCGGGCGCATCCGAGGGTGCCGTGTCTGTGGCTTCTTCGACCTCCCTGCAGCACGTGCCGCACGACCTGGCTCTGGAAGACCCCGCCGAGGTTCCCGTGGACGGCCTGGCCTTCGCCGACCAGAAGGTCGCTGAGATTGCTCTGCTGGCTCGCGGCCTGGCTGAGGGTGAGGCTGCTGTCGAGCCCGAGCTGAAGGCTGCTGATGAGGCGCTGGCTCGCTTCGCCGCTGACCCGCGCAAGCACAACGACGAGATTCGTGCCCGCGCCGCAGCTGTGACTCCCGAGGACTTTAACCGCCCGACCATTGACGTTCGCCGCGCGGCTCAGGCTGACCTGAACCTGCCGAAGCTGCCGACCACCACCATTGGTTCTTTCCCGCAGACCGCTGAGATTCGCCGCCGCCGTGCGGAGGCTCGTGCGGGCAAGATTTCCGCTGAGGAGCTGAACGGCTTCCTGCGTGACGAGATTGCTTCGGTTATCGCACTGCAGGAGGAGCTGGGCCTGGACGTGCTGGTTCACGGTGAGGCCGAGCGTAACGACATGGTTCAGTACTTCGCTGAGAACTTCGACGGCTTCGCAACCACCCGCCACGGCTGGGTTCAGTCCTACGGTTCGCGTTGCACCCGCCCCTCGATCCTGTTCGGTGACGTGAAGCGTCACGGTGAGGGCCTGCGCGGTGAGGCGTTCACCGTTCCGTGGAGCTCCCACGCACAGTCGCTGAGCGACAAGCCGGTCAAGGGCATGCTCACCGGCCCGGTGACGATTCTGGCGTGGTCCTTCGTGCGTGACGACCAGCCGCGCCGCGAGACTGCTAACCAGGTGGCTCTGGCTCTTGCCGACGAGATTGCCGACCTGGAGCAGGCGGGCATCCGCATCATTCAGGTGGACGAGCCGGCTCTGCGTGAGCTGCTGCCCCTGCGCCGCGATGAGCAGCCGCAGTACCTGGACTGGTCGGTGAACTCCTTCCGCCTGGCAACCAGCGCGGTGAAGGATTCCACTCAGATTCACACCCACCTGTGCTACTCGGAGTTCAACGAGATTATCGACTCGATTAACGCTCTGAACGCTGATGTGACCAGCATTGAGGCGGCTCGTTCGCACATGGAGCTGCTGGCTGATATTCCGGAGAGCTTCGTTTCCGGTCTGGGCCCGGGCGTGTGGGACATCCACTCCCCGCGTGTTCCTTCGCAGGATGAGATTGAGTCCCTGCTGAAGGCTGCGATTGGTTACGGCACCATCGCTGACCTGTGGGTGAACCCTGACTGTGGTCTGAAGACTCGTGATTACGAGGAGACCAAGCAGTCTCTGCGTCACCTGGTGGACGCCACCAAGGCGATTCGCGCATCCCTCTAG
- a CDS encoding MFS transporter translates to MTTTTSSKKKKGSAPRWLAIPAPKPQLSEAEVNAKYPRMRLQVFMGIFIGYATFYLIRNNVPLVTPILTKELGFSNAAIGALSTALLLAYGFSKFFTAMISDRSNARLFLPIGLVLSGVANILLALTGYMGEGAGAAGYGAAIASIMATIMVFNGVFQGMGWPPSGRVLVNWFSTSERGAKVSWWNTAHNVGGALSGLLVAWGFSMFGKTWEVAFWFPAVISFVLAFVAWLLIRDNPEAEGLPTVDVYRNDPHKVESTAEDRAESTWTTIRKHVLTNSTMVYLALANVFVYTLRYGVLVWAPKYLHDVRHASLEGGIAGFSILELAGIGGTVLCGYVSDRMFKGRRSPAGILFLIATVGAILLYWLPSSDAPLWIAYVALALIGGLIYGPVMLIGLQAIDLSPSHVAGTAAGFTGLFGYALGATLASAGIGIIVDHWGWSTAFVFMIVCSGLAVLFLWLVNGAEKRLMAERAEKLAAQA, encoded by the coding sequence ATGACTACTACCACTTCATCAAAGAAGAAGAAGGGTTCTGCACCCCGCTGGCTCGCCATTCCGGCACCCAAGCCTCAACTGAGTGAGGCTGAAGTTAATGCAAAGTACCCGCGCATGCGTCTGCAGGTCTTCATGGGTATCTTCATCGGTTACGCGACCTTCTACCTGATTCGTAACAACGTCCCGCTGGTCACCCCGATTCTGACCAAGGAACTTGGCTTCAGCAACGCAGCAATTGGTGCACTGTCCACGGCACTGCTGCTCGCTTACGGCTTCAGCAAGTTCTTCACCGCAATGATTTCTGACCGCTCGAACGCGCGTTTGTTCCTGCCCATCGGTCTGGTGCTCTCGGGTGTTGCAAACATCCTGCTGGCGCTGACCGGCTACATGGGTGAAGGCGCGGGTGCGGCAGGCTACGGTGCCGCTATCGCCTCCATCATGGCGACCATCATGGTCTTCAACGGTGTCTTCCAGGGTATGGGTTGGCCGCCCTCGGGCCGTGTGCTCGTGAACTGGTTCTCCACCAGCGAGCGCGGCGCGAAGGTTTCCTGGTGGAACACCGCCCACAACGTTGGTGGTGCACTGTCCGGTCTGCTGGTTGCGTGGGGCTTCTCCATGTTCGGCAAGACCTGGGAAGTTGCCTTCTGGTTCCCGGCTGTTATCAGCTTCGTTCTGGCGTTCGTGGCGTGGCTGCTGATTCGTGACAACCCCGAGGCTGAGGGTCTGCCCACCGTTGACGTGTACCGCAACGACCCGCACAAGGTTGAGTCCACCGCTGAGGATCGTGCGGAGTCCACTTGGACCACCATCCGTAAGCACGTGCTGACCAACTCGACCATGGTCTACCTGGCTCTAGCAAACGTGTTCGTGTACACCCTGCGTTACGGCGTGCTGGTGTGGGCGCCGAAGTACCTGCACGATGTGCGCCACGCTTCCCTTGAGGGTGGTATTGCGGGCTTCTCGATTCTGGAGCTTGCCGGTATTGGTGGCACCGTCCTGTGCGGTTACGTTTCTGACCGCATGTTCAAGGGTCGCCGCTCCCCCGCGGGTATCCTGTTCCTGATTGCGACCGTCGGCGCAATTCTGCTGTACTGGCTGCCTTCTTCGGATGCGCCGCTGTGGATTGCGTACGTTGCGTTGGCTCTGATTGGTGGCCTGATTTACGGCCCGGTTATGCTGATTGGTCTGCAGGCTATTGACCTGTCCCCCTCGCATGTTGCGGGTACCGCTGCGGGCTTCACCGGCCTGTTCGGTTACGCGCTGGGTGCAACCCTGGCGTCTGCTGGTATCGGCATCATTGTTGACCACTGGGGTTGGAGCACCGCGTTCGTCTTCATGATTGTGTGCTCGGGTCTGGCGGTTCTGTTCCTCTGGCTGGTTAATGGTGCTGAGAAGCGTCTGATGGCTGAGCGTGCAGAGAAGCTGGCGGCTCAGGCATAA
- a CDS encoding M13 family metallopeptidase encodes MTTNSGITKEWVDETVKPGDDFFRHVNGKWLATHEIPADRPKDGGLYTLRDNAEKHVRELVEKIAKEQPESRIGALYNSFMDVEKIEADGLEPLLKEIAPILNSATPSHLAVTLALLSRAGLPQLFAWYTSNDPKDPKNYTFFLYQSGLGLPDESYYREEKHEAACAAYVEHIARMFQLTGLAEGFGLTPEQAAQLVFTHESELARLHWNVVENRDAEATYNPYQATELDEKFPGFPFSQWLLALGADPETLGQVIVGQPSFFEGAAKLFTSIPLMSWKLWAVWTVLRSRAPFMYDELVQESFNFYGKTLSGTQQIRERWKRGVGAVEKALGEEIGQEYVAVHFPPSHKEKMLVLVGNLLEAYRESIESLDWMTEATRQKALEKLSKFVTKIGYPDKWRDFSALELVPGDLFENLRRTGAFDADWLIARKGQPVDKSEWLMTPQTVNAYYMPPANEIVFPAAILQPPYFNPDADDAANYGNIGMIIGHEIGHGFDDQGSRYDGDGKLESWWTEEDYAKFKERTAALVEQYNAYVPVGLDPKFHVNGELTLGENIGDLSGMSIALKAYRLALKKQGIESLADAPVIDGMTGIQRFFFSNARGWCTKSRPQHAEVMISVDPHSPDEFRVNGVVRNIDEFYEAFGVSEGDALYLAPEERVRIW; translated from the coding sequence ATGACTACTAACTCTGGAATCACTAAAGAATGGGTGGATGAAACCGTCAAGCCGGGCGACGATTTCTTCCGCCACGTCAACGGTAAGTGGCTGGCAACCCACGAAATCCCGGCGGACCGCCCCAAGGACGGCGGCCTGTACACCCTCCGCGATAACGCAGAGAAGCACGTGCGTGAGCTGGTGGAGAAGATCGCGAAGGAGCAGCCGGAGTCCCGTATTGGCGCACTCTACAATTCCTTCATGGATGTTGAGAAGATTGAGGCGGACGGCCTGGAGCCGCTGCTGAAGGAAATCGCCCCGATTCTGAACTCGGCAACCCCCTCCCACCTGGCTGTAACCCTGGCGTTGCTGTCTCGTGCGGGCCTGCCGCAGCTGTTCGCCTGGTACACCAGCAACGACCCGAAGGACCCGAAGAATTACACGTTCTTCCTGTACCAGTCGGGTCTGGGTCTGCCGGACGAATCCTACTACCGTGAAGAGAAGCACGAGGCTGCATGCGCGGCGTACGTTGAGCATATTGCTCGCATGTTCCAGCTGACCGGTCTGGCTGAGGGCTTCGGTCTCACCCCGGAGCAGGCGGCTCAGCTGGTGTTCACTCACGAGTCGGAGCTGGCTCGCCTGCACTGGAACGTCGTGGAGAACCGCGACGCCGAGGCAACCTACAACCCGTACCAGGCAACCGAGCTGGACGAGAAGTTCCCCGGCTTCCCGTTCTCGCAGTGGCTGCTGGCTCTGGGTGCCGACCCGGAGACTCTGGGCCAGGTTATTGTGGGCCAGCCGTCCTTCTTTGAGGGTGCGGCTAAGCTGTTCACCTCCATCCCGCTGATGAGCTGGAAGCTGTGGGCTGTGTGGACCGTTCTGCGTTCGCGTGCGCCGTTCATGTACGACGAACTGGTTCAGGAAAGCTTCAACTTCTACGGCAAGACCCTTTCCGGCACTCAGCAGATTCGTGAGCGCTGGAAGCGCGGCGTGGGCGCTGTCGAGAAGGCTCTGGGTGAGGAGATTGGCCAGGAGTACGTGGCCGTGCACTTCCCGCCTTCGCACAAGGAGAAGATGCTGGTTCTGGTCGGCAACCTCCTGGAGGCGTACCGCGAGTCTATCGAGTCGCTGGACTGGATGACTGAGGCAACCCGTCAGAAGGCGCTGGAGAAGCTGTCGAAGTTCGTCACCAAGATTGGTTACCCCGATAAGTGGCGTGACTTCTCCGCACTGGAGCTGGTGCCCGGTGACCTGTTTGAGAACCTGCGCCGTACCGGTGCGTTTGATGCTGACTGGCTGATTGCCCGTAAGGGTCAGCCGGTGGATAAGTCGGAGTGGCTGATGACTCCGCAGACCGTGAACGCGTACTACATGCCGCCGGCGAATGAGATTGTGTTCCCGGCAGCGATTCTGCAGCCGCCGTACTTCAACCCGGATGCTGACGATGCGGCAAACTACGGCAATATCGGCATGATTATTGGCCACGAGATTGGTCACGGTTTTGACGATCAGGGTTCCCGCTACGACGGTGACGGCAAGCTGGAAAGCTGGTGGACTGAGGAGGATTACGCGAAGTTCAAGGAGCGTACCGCAGCCCTGGTGGAACAGTATAACGCGTACGTTCCGGTGGGTCTGGACCCGAAGTTCCATGTGAACGGTGAGCTGACTCTGGGCGAGAACATTGGTGACCTGTCCGGCATGTCGATTGCGTTGAAGGCGTACCGTCTGGCTTTGAAGAAGCAGGGCATTGAGTCGCTGGCTGACGCGCCGGTGATTGACGGTATGACCGGTATTCAGCGTTTCTTCTTCTCGAATGCTCGCGGCTGGTGCACGAAGTCCCGCCCGCAGCATGCTGAGGTGATGATTTCGGTGGATCCGCATTCGCCGGATGAGTTCCGTGTGAACGGTGTGGTGCGCAATATTGATGAGTTCTACGAGGCGTTTGGCGTCTCTGAGGGCGATGCACTGTACCTGGCTCCGGAGGAGCGCGTGCGCATCTGGTAG